GACTTCGGTCGCAGCGCCAACCTTGATCACTGCAACGCCGCCGGCCAGCTTGGCCACGCGCTCCTGCAGCTTCTCGCGGTCGTAGTCGCTCGACGATTCTTCGATCTGCGCGCGGATGGTCGCAACGCGAGCCTTGATCGCGTCTTCCTGACCGGCACCGTCGATGATCGTGGTGTTTTCCTTCGCCACTTCGATGCGCTTGGCCTGGCCCAGTTCGGCCAGCGTGGCCTTCTCGAGCGAGAGGCCGACTTCTTCGGCGATCACGGTACCGCCGGTGAGGATGGCGATGTCTTCGAGCATGGCCTTGCGACGGTCACCGAAGCCCGGTGCCTTGACGGCAACGGTCTTGAGGATGCCGCGGATGTTGTTGACGACCAGGGTCGCCAGCGCTTCGCCATCGACGTCTTCGGCGATGATCAGCAGCGGACGGCCGGCCTTGGCGACTTGCTCGAGCACCGGCAGCAGGTCGCGGATGTTGCTGATCTTCTTGTCGAACAGCAGCACGAACGGGTTTTCCAGCAGCGCGATCTGCTTGTCCGGATTGTTGATGAAGTACGGCGACAGGTAGCCGCGGTCGAACTGCATGCCTTCGACCACCGCGAGTTCGTCTTCCAGACCCGAACCGTCCTCGATGGTGATCACGCCTTCCTTGCCGACCTTGTCCATCGCTTCGGCGATCTTCTGGCCGATCACTTCGTCGCTGTTGGCCGAGATCGAGCCGACCTGGGCGATTTCCTTGCTGGTGGTCGTCGGCTTGGCGATCTTCTTCAGCTCGGCGATCAGCGCGATCACGGCCTTGTCGATGCCGCGCTTCAGGTCGGTCGGGTTGAAACCGGCAGCGACGTACTTCAGGCCTTCGTTGACGATGCCCTGGGCCAGCACGGTAGCGGTAGTGGTGCCGTCACCGGCGATGTCGCTGGTCTTGGAAGCGACTTCCTTGACGAGCTGCGCGCCCATGTTCTCGAACTTGTCCTTCAGTTCGATTTCCTTGGCGACCGACACGCCGTCCTTAGTGATCGTCGGGGCGCCGAACGAGCGCTCGAGCACGACATTGCGACCCTTCGGGCCCAGGGTCACCTTGACCGCGTCGGCGAGGATATTGACGCCGGCAACCATCTTCGAACGGGCGGAATCACCAAACTTGACTTCTTTTGCAGCCATTTTCCAGATACTCCTGAATTCTGTAGGTAAAAGTTAAATCGCGCGGGCCGGAGCTCAGTGCTCGACGACGCCCATCACGTCTTCTTCGCGCATCACCAGCAGTTCTTCGCCGTCGACCTTGACGGTCTGGCCGCTGTACTTGCCGAAGATCACCTTGTCGCCGACGGCAAGGCCGAGCGGACGAACCGAACCGTTTTCCAGGACCTTGCCGTTGCCGACGGCGACGACTTCGCCCATGTCCGGCTTTTCGGCGGCGTTGCCCGGCAGCACGATGCCCGAAGCGGTCTTTTCTTCGGCTTCGACGCGCTTGATGACGACGCGGTCATGCAAAGGACGGATTTTCATCGTTGATTTCTCCTGAAGGATGAATGACGCGAACGAAACACGATCACGTTCGCGGGAACATGGATTCAGAGTGGCGAACATCATCCTGCCGACAGCGTTGGGCTCGTTGCCGTACTGCGCCGGATTTGTTCAGCCGCTCTTAGCACTCGGTGCTAATGAGTGCCAATAATAGGGACGGCATCGGCGGTTTTCAAGGGCGGGCGGGCGAAAATTGTTCCGCCTCGCCGGGCTGCGGCTCCCTCCCCGGCCGGGCCGCGCAAGCGCGGCGATCAGCCGAAGAGCAGCAGCTTGATCGCCGCCTGGACCTTGTTCCGGCTGCCGGTCTTTTCCAGCGCGTTGTAGATGTGATAATTGACCGTCCGGGTCGAGATTCCCAGGATCGAGCCGATCTCGTCGGCCGTCTTGCCCTCGGCCGTCCACATCAGCACTTCGCGCTCGCGCGGCGACAGCGTATCGATCGCCGGCTGGGGCACCTTGGTCCGCAGAATCCGCCCCATCGCCACATGCGTATAGTTGGCCAGCACGCGGACGCTCAGTTCCAGCCGGTGGACCTCCGGCAGCGAGATCGGCTCCTGCGTCCGCCCGAGACTGAGCAAGCCGTATTCGCCATGCGCGCCCCAGCTGGACTGGGCCACGCCGTGGAGGAGGCCGAAT
This window of the Jeongeupia sp. USM3 genome carries:
- the groL gene encoding chaperonin GroEL (60 kDa chaperone family; promotes refolding of misfolded polypeptides especially under stressful conditions; forms two stacked rings of heptamers to form a barrel-shaped 14mer; ends can be capped by GroES; misfolded proteins enter the barrel where they are refolded when GroES binds): MAAKEVKFGDSARSKMVAGVNILADAVKVTLGPKGRNVVLERSFGAPTITKDGVSVAKEIELKDKFENMGAQLVKEVASKTSDIAGDGTTTATVLAQGIVNEGLKYVAAGFNPTDLKRGIDKAVIALIAELKKIAKPTTTSKEIAQVGSISANSDEVIGQKIAEAMDKVGKEGVITIEDGSGLEDELAVVEGMQFDRGYLSPYFINNPDKQIALLENPFVLLFDKKISNIRDLLPVLEQVAKAGRPLLIIAEDVDGEALATLVVNNIRGILKTVAVKAPGFGDRRKAMLEDIAILTGGTVIAEEVGLSLEKATLAELGQAKRIEVAKENTTIIDGAGQEDAIKARVATIRAQIEESSSDYDREKLQERVAKLAGGVAVIKVGAATEVEMKEKKARVEDALHATRAAVEEGIVAGGGVALLRARANMGEIKGANADQDAGIKIVLKAIEAPLRQIVANAGDEPSVVVNKVVEGTGNYGYNAATGEYGDLVEIGVLDPAKVTRSALQNAASVAGLLLTTDAMVAELPKDDAPAMPGGGMGGMGGMDF
- the groES gene encoding co-chaperone GroES; the protein is MKIRPLHDRVVIKRVEAEEKTASGIVLPGNAAEKPDMGEVVAVGNGKVLENGSVRPLGLAVGDKVIFGKYSGQTVKVDGEELLVMREEDVMGVVEH
- a CDS encoding LuxR family transcriptional regulator, which gives rise to MIDRLESFHQEWKHIDDEHRLFGQVASLAGALGFDYCCYGVSMQQSATQSTTRVFDTYPDGWMNHYREHGLLAVDPTVRMGRQTDELIVWHGDALPPAPQFWREAGEFGLLHGVAQSSWGAHGEYGLLSLGRTQEPISLPEVHRLELSVRVLANYTHVAMGRILRTKVPQPAIDTLSPREREVLMWTAEGKTADEIGSILGISTRTVNYHIYNALEKTGSRNKVQAAIKLLLFG